A portion of the Pseudomonas synxantha BG33R genome contains these proteins:
- a CDS encoding fimbrial protein — protein sequence MAIINPAPIPSIMPKNNFVWRSVSPTTISLECWADNRNEAEYIYIYLNPKAVDLGAEIGLGIEFMGQSYTYPETKKIQTPIMVPRCISSSGCRQGNPTVLSYSVFLYKKTPSAALKTGNLSTTNNMVAFQFDGAGGVGAPKTVAPTLSGIGGLKYEPCESRLSISPKDIDFGKAYLNNSKQGEVVKSVAFTITENRACSSAYGVDLSINAISGIVQDLNVLVPINNKSVGIGIFDVSANKLINYGQRFVFSPKETALSSSKAYEARLKWISPAAALGKFSAGIVVNIIYN from the coding sequence ATGGCTATTATTAACCCTGCTCCAATTCCTAGTATCATGCCAAAAAACAATTTTGTTTGGAGGTCGGTGAGCCCGACAACCATCAGCCTGGAATGTTGGGCAGACAACCGCAACGAGGCTGAGTATATATACATTTATTTGAATCCCAAGGCGGTCGATCTGGGGGCGGAGATTGGCTTGGGCATCGAGTTTATGGGGCAATCTTACACGTATCCAGAAACCAAGAAAATCCAAACACCCATAATGGTGCCTAGGTGCATAAGTAGTTCGGGATGTCGTCAAGGTAATCCTACGGTCCTGAGTTATTCGGTATTTCTATATAAAAAAACGCCATCAGCAGCGCTGAAAACAGGAAACCTATCCACGACAAATAATATGGTTGCATTTCAATTTGACGGTGCTGGTGGCGTGGGCGCCCCTAAGACAGTGGCGCCAACACTGAGTGGAATTGGCGGGCTAAAATACGAGCCTTGTGAGTCAAGGCTATCAATCAGTCCTAAGGATATTGACTTCGGAAAAGCGTATCTTAATAACTCAAAGCAGGGAGAAGTAGTTAAAAGCGTTGCATTCACGATTACTGAAAATCGCGCGTGCAGCTCTGCTTATGGTGTGGATTTGTCGATAAATGCTATTTCGGGCATCGTGCAGGATTTGAATGTGTTGGTGCCAATTAACAATAAGTCGGTTGGGATAGGTATTTTTGACGTTTCGGCGAATAAGCTAATAAATTATGGTCAGCGGTTTGTCTTTTCACCAAAAGAAACTGCTTTGTCAAGCTCTAAGGCTTATGAGGCTCGGTTGAAATGGATCTCGCCTGCAGCAGCGCTCGGGAAGTTTTCTGCTGGTATAGTGGTTAATATTATCTATAATTAG
- a CDS encoding efflux transporter outer membrane subunit produces MHPFNTFVIRPLALLICSAWMTGCTVGPDYRASNEPAVELTQSPDTALYSSTRVQQDWWRQFQDPQLDALIDQALARNHDLRIAQARLLEARAVLDQRQLDQLPTVTASGAYSRSLSQANPGPSGERNLAKTYQAGLDAQWELDLFGRLQRLSQASSARAEAVAADLAQTRIVVTADVARHYFELRGAQRQLAVAQANLSNQEKTVVLVQGRVDAGRGTADELASALAERARVQATLPSLETRQALSRYRLAVLTGSRPSDLQTLTDLKPLPALVTRLPIGQVSDLLRQRPDVASAERALAASNADIGAMTAELYPRIDLGGFLGFVALRGGDLGDSGSRAFSVMPSVSWPALHLASVKARQREAQAREVGSRARYEQVVLNAIEETEGALTTYSLSQQRVRSLAEAAAQSERAARLAHARYEAGSAAYLVELDAQRTQLNAQDALTQAETASYLNVVQLYKALGGGWRAPQSSVSN; encoded by the coding sequence ATGCACCCCTTTAATACCTTCGTGATTCGCCCGCTCGCGCTGCTGATCTGCTCGGCCTGGATGACGGGCTGTACCGTTGGCCCGGACTACCGGGCCAGTAACGAGCCCGCAGTAGAGCTGACTCAAAGCCCCGATACCGCGCTGTATAGCAGCACCCGCGTGCAACAGGATTGGTGGCGACAATTCCAGGACCCACAACTGGATGCGCTGATCGATCAAGCGCTGGCGCGTAACCATGACCTGCGCATCGCCCAGGCCCGGTTGCTGGAGGCACGTGCGGTGCTGGATCAGCGTCAGTTGGACCAACTGCCAACGGTGACCGCCAGCGGGGCTTATTCCCGTAGCCTGTCCCAGGCCAACCCCGGCCCGAGCGGTGAGCGCAACCTGGCCAAGACCTATCAGGCCGGCCTGGATGCGCAGTGGGAGCTGGACCTGTTCGGCAGGTTGCAGCGCCTGTCGCAAGCGTCTTCGGCACGCGCCGAGGCCGTCGCGGCAGACCTGGCGCAAACCCGCATCGTAGTGACCGCCGACGTGGCGCGTCACTACTTCGAACTGCGCGGCGCGCAACGGCAGTTAGCGGTGGCCCAGGCCAACCTGAGTAATCAGGAAAAAACCGTGGTGCTGGTCCAGGGCCGCGTGGATGCCGGGCGCGGCACCGCCGACGAACTGGCCAGCGCCCTGGCCGAGCGCGCACGGGTACAAGCCACATTGCCGAGTCTGGAAACCCGTCAAGCGCTCAGCCGTTATCGACTCGCTGTATTGACAGGTTCAAGGCCCAGTGACCTGCAAACGCTGACCGACCTGAAACCCTTGCCGGCACTGGTCACACGCCTGCCGATTGGCCAGGTCAGCGACTTGCTGCGACAGCGTCCCGATGTCGCCAGCGCCGAACGCGCTTTGGCGGCGTCGAATGCGGACATTGGCGCGATGACGGCCGAGCTTTACCCACGGATCGACCTGGGCGGCTTTCTCGGCTTTGTGGCCTTGCGCGGTGGGGATTTGGGCGACAGCGGCAGCCGCGCGTTCAGCGTGATGCCCTCGGTCAGTTGGCCGGCGCTGCACCTGGCCAGCGTCAAGGCCAGGCAGCGAGAGGCGCAGGCGCGTGAGGTGGGCAGCCGGGCGCGTTATGAGCAAGTGGTGTTGAATGCGATTGAGGAAACCGAGGGCGCGCTGACGACCTATAGCTTGTCGCAGCAACGGGTACGTAGCCTGGCTGAAGCAGCAGCGCAAAGTGAGCGTGCGGCTCGACTGGCACATGCGCGTTATGAAGCAGGTAGTGCGGCGTATCTGGTAGAGCTGGACGCGCAGCGTACGCAACTGAACGCTCAGGACGCGCTGACGCAGGCAGAGACCGCGTCGTATCTCAATGTGGTGCAGCTTTATAAAGCGTTGGGTGGGGGATGGCGTGCACCTCAATCAAGCGTATCGAACTGA